The sequence below is a genomic window from Bradyrhizobium septentrionale.
CAGCGGCCGAACAGCCGCGGCGAACTGAGGCTGCGCTCGACCGACCCGCTCGAATATCCCGCGATTGATCCGCGCTACTTCTCGTCCGACGCCAGTGGCCAGGACATCGCAACCCTGGTGGAAGGCGTGCGGATCAACCGCCGCATCGCGGCGCAGTCGCCGCTGAAAGAGCTGATCGAGGGCGAAGTCACGCCGAGCGTGGAAGCGGTCAGCGACGCCGACATCGCCGACTACGTGCGCGGCCATTGCACGACGCTGTATCATGCCGCCTCGACATGCCGGATGGGCAACGATCGGATGGCCGTGGTCGATCCCACAAGCTTCAAGGTGCATGGCCTTGACGGCCTTCGGGTGGCCGACGCGTCCGTGATCCCGATCATGATCTCGGGCAATATCCAGACCCCGACGATCCTGATCGCCGAACGCGCCGCGGCCGCGATCACCTCGACCGGGCGTGCAGCGTAGCACTCGCGCCGATCTCCCGAGCTCGTGTGCAAGAGGCGCTTCCGGCGGAAGCGCGTCTTGCTGTTGCCGCGGCGGTTACGCCTTCACCTTGGCGACCCGCCGCCCGCCGGCGTCGAGCGCGCCGAAGGTGCCCGCGATCATGTCCGGTGTCGGGATCATGCCGCCGAGCGACCAGTTTGCCGGCTCGCCTTCCTCGATCTTGACCCAGACGTTGCGGCGGAAGTCAGGGTTGCCCTGCCCCTCGATCTCGACCATCAGGTCGGTGACGCGCTCGAGCAGCACTTTCTTCTGCGCGACATCGAAGATGCCGCGGACGGTAGAAATGGTGACGTAAGGCATGGTCTCTCTCCATTGCTGAGGTGGTGACGACGCAACGAAGATGGACCGGCGCGACACAACAAGGCAGTGGCCGATCGGACAGAGATCGGGCAATATCCGCCACGGCCCGAGTGCGCCGATCGGCCAGGATGACGGCAACGTCAGGAGATCTCATGAAACTCGCGATCCTCGCCCTGGAAGGCTGCATGCAGTCGGCGGTCGCCGGCATCGCCGACATCCTCACCCTCGCCAACCATGTGACGCAGCTGCGCGGCAGCAAGGCGCGCTTCAGCTGGCAGACACTCTCGCTCGACGGCAAGGCGGTGCGCGCGGGCGGCGGTAAGCTGCTCGCGGTCGACGGCGCCGTGAGCAGGCGGACGGCCAGCGACGCGATCATCGTGCCGGGCAGCCTGGTCGATCATCTGACCGCCGAGCGCCTGCAGCCGCAATATGACCGCGCCGGCGCCTGGCTGCGCCAGCAACATGCCGGCGGCAAGTTGATCGGCGCGTTCTGCAGCGGCGTGCTGCTGCTCGCCAATGCCGGCCTGCTCGATGGCCGCCGCGCCACCATCACCTGGTGGCTGCAGAGCGAGCTCCGCCGCCGCCATCCCAGGGTCGATCTCGCCAGCGACGCCGTCCTCACCCAGGCCGACCGCATCGTCTGCGCCGCCGGCCCGATGTCGTGGGTCGATCTGCTGCTGCGGCTGATCGAGCTGGTCGAGGGCCCGGAGGTCGCAAAGGTCTGCGCCGACTATGCCGTGATCGACACCGCGCAGCGCACGCAAGCGATCTTCATGCCGCTTGGCTACATGCTCGCCCAGGACCCGCTGCTGATGAAGGCGGACATGCTGGTGCGCCGCACCGGCAAGGCGCCGATCACGGTGCGCCGCCTCGCGCATGCGCTGGGCCTCAGCGAACGCACGCTGAACCGCCGCTTCCGCCAGCTGACCCATGAGCCGCCGCAGGCCTTCATCATGCGCCGCCGCGTCGAGCACGCCCGCACGCTCCTGGAGACGACGACGCAGCCGATCAAGACCATCGCCCGCACCACCGGCTACGAGGACGAAAGCAGCTTTCGCAAGGCCTTCCGCAAGCTCACGCTGCTGTCACCTCAGGCCTATCGCGCGCAGCGCAGCGGCCGCGCGGCTTGAGCGCCTAGGACTGAGCGCCGTAGGATGGGTAGAGCGCAGCGATACCCATCATCTCACATCTTGCGCCGGCACGATGGGTTTCGCTTCGCTCTAATCATCCTACGGACTCAACGCCAAATGTTGATTTCTCGGAGCAGGCTGCAGGCAAATGACGAACGACCGCCGCGATCCGATTTTAGATGCCTTGAGGGGACGTAATCTCTCAGCAGTAGCCTTCGTGCAGGATTACCTGCAACTGCAATTTGATGGGCCTGTTCTTACCACGTTTGTTTGGCCGCGGATAATCACCCCGACCCTGACCGCAACTTTCGGGATGCCCGTTTATCGAGACGCTCTTTGTGCCCAGATTGGAAAATCCGTTGCAGGTGGGTTCGTGGATGTGGAAGCGGCATTCCGCTTGTTCTTTGCCGACGGATCGATCATCGAAGTATCTTTGGCCGCGAGCGCTCGTCAGGGACCGGAGGCGATCGTGTTTCAGGACAGCAAAGGGAACCTCGTTGTCCTGTGATCTTACATTGAGGACACCGTCGGGGGCCGATGCTCCGCTCTCGTTGCACCCGGAATAGCGCGTAGGATGGGTGGAGCGCAGCGATACCCATCCTCTCGCACCTTGCGCAGGGGGCGATGGGTTTCGCGGAGTCTATCATCGGGCCGCGCGTTGCGCGGACCCGTTGGCTCTACCCATCCTACCGGCTGCGGCGCCCGCCTGGCGTCACACCCGGAACAGCTTCGCGTAGCGCGCCTTGATCTCCTCGCTCTGCGCCTGCACCTGGGCCGGATCGGCCTTGAGCATCTTGAGCTTGTCGAGCGGCACGTGGCCGGCCTTTTCCTTCACCTTGCCGTGGAACGAGCGGTGCGCGAACTCGTCGGCCAGCAGCTGC
It includes:
- a CDS encoding tautomerase family protein is translated as MPYVTISTVRGIFDVAQKKVLLERVTDLMVEIEGQGNPDFRRNVWVKIEEGEPANWSLGGMIPTPDMIAGTFGALDAGGRRVAKVKA
- a CDS encoding GlxA family transcriptional regulator, which encodes MKLAILALEGCMQSAVAGIADILTLANHVTQLRGSKARFSWQTLSLDGKAVRAGGGKLLAVDGAVSRRTASDAIIVPGSLVDHLTAERLQPQYDRAGAWLRQQHAGGKLIGAFCSGVLLLANAGLLDGRRATITWWLQSELRRRHPRVDLASDAVLTQADRIVCAAGPMSWVDLLLRLIELVEGPEVAKVCADYAVIDTAQRTQAIFMPLGYMLAQDPLLMKADMLVRRTGKAPITVRRLAHALGLSERTLNRRFRQLTHEPPQAFIMRRRVEHARTLLETTTQPIKTIARTTGYEDESSFRKAFRKLTLLSPQAYRAQRSGRAA